The following coding sequences are from one Nitrososphaerota archaeon window:
- a CDS encoding DUF2283 domain-containing protein encodes MSEYVIKYDQYADALYIKVHEGDVVDSEEISEGIIVDYDKNGDIIGIEVLEFSKKKIDLNELIIKGFKILVS; translated from the coding sequence ATGTCTGAATATGTAATTAAATATGATCAATATGCTGATGCTTTATATATTAAAGTTCATGAAGGTGATGTAGTTGATAGTGAAGAAATCTCTGAAGGAATAATTGTAGATTATGATAAGAATGGTGATATTATAGGAATCGAAGTACTAGAATTTTCTAAGAAGAAAATTGATCTTAATGAATTAATAATTAAGGGATTTAAAATTTTGGTATCTTAA
- a CDS encoding PaREP1 family protein encodes MVISKTERIRVFLKDARDFLDKGLKEFEEALKVNDNIMIRDAAEKLWNAVISAANALILSYLDSVPASHWERRKLLEKLEDLSPDIEKLGLRDKYGARERYLHEMTFYDGIIDIEMLRREIGKVKEYIEDVEKLLKAGEFLNEL; translated from the coding sequence ATGGTCATTAGTAAAACTGAAAGAATTAGAGTTTTTCTAAAAGATGCTAGAGATTTTTTGGATAAAGGTCTAAAGGAATTTGAAGAAGCTCTTAAAGTTAATGATAATATTATGATTCGAGATGCTGCTGAGAAACTTTGGAATGCTGTAATAAGTGCTGCTAATGCTCTTATTCTAAGCTACTTGGATTCTGTTCCAGCAAGTCATTGGGAAAGAAGAAAGCTTCTTGAAAAGCTTGAGGATTTAAGTCCTGATATTGAAAAGCTTGGATTAAGAGATAAGTATGGTGCTAGGGAGAGATACTTACATGAAATGACTTTCTATGATGGAATAATCGACATTGAAATGCTTAGGAGAGAAATTGGAAAAGTAAAAGAATATATAGAAGATGTAGAGAAATTATTAAAAGCTGGAGAATTTTTAAATGAACTGTAA